One region of Primulina tabacum isolate GXHZ01 chromosome 17, ASM2559414v2, whole genome shotgun sequence genomic DNA includes:
- the LOC142531272 gene encoding uncharacterized protein LOC142531272 isoform X2 — translation MLSIARKVHLKGAKIHSGRTVMRDVHSLGPNDLFFVRFNERGQPYGEMQPTLSNFVGTIARNGNLLPLSFLDWRKIPKNRLDLAWGYVTARFCIPTRHRNIVMQIMGAAWRRWRTKVKATSYDPNIPFDELLQIRPVPHKLTPEVWEILCDYWKKNERT, via the exons GTTCATCTCAAAGGAGCCAAAATACACAGTGGTAGGACAGTGATGAGGGATGTTCATTCATTAGGTCCTAATGACTTATTTTTTGTAAGATTTAATGAAAGGGGCCAACCTTATGGAGAAATGCAACCCACGCTTTCAAATTTTGTGGGAACGATTGCTCGGAATGGAAACTTGTTGCCCCTTAGTTTTCTAGATTGGAGGAAAATACCTAAGAATCGTTTGGATCTTGCATGGGGATATGTAACT GCACGTTTTTGTATCCCTACTCGCCACAGAAATATTGTGATGCAAATCATGGGAGCTGCATGGAGGCGATGGAGGACCAAAGTCAAGGCAACGTCTTATGACCCAAATATTCCTTTCGATGAGCTTTTGCAAATTCGTCCTGTTCCTCATAAGCTGACACCCGAGGTTTGGGAAATCTTATGTGACTATTGGAAGAAGAATGAG Agaacttaa
- the LOC142531272 gene encoding uncharacterized protein LOC142531272 isoform X1: MLSIARKVHLKGAKIHSGRTVMRDVHSLGPNDLFFVRFNERGQPYGEMQPTLSNFVGTIARNGNLLPLSFLDWRKIPKNRLDLAWGYVTARFCIPTRHRNIVMQIMGAAWRRWRTKVKATSYDPNIPFDELLQIRPVPHKLTPEVWEILCDYWKKNEVVVINLLFLFINACI; encoded by the exons GTTCATCTCAAAGGAGCCAAAATACACAGTGGTAGGACAGTGATGAGGGATGTTCATTCATTAGGTCCTAATGACTTATTTTTTGTAAGATTTAATGAAAGGGGCCAACCTTATGGAGAAATGCAACCCACGCTTTCAAATTTTGTGGGAACGATTGCTCGGAATGGAAACTTGTTGCCCCTTAGTTTTCTAGATTGGAGGAAAATACCTAAGAATCGTTTGGATCTTGCATGGGGATATGTAACT GCACGTTTTTGTATCCCTACTCGCCACAGAAATATTGTGATGCAAATCATGGGAGCTGCATGGAGGCGATGGAGGACCAAAGTCAAGGCAACGTCTTATGACCCAAATATTCCTTTCGATGAGCTTTTGCAAATTCGTCCTGTTCCTCATAAGCTGACACCCGAGGTTTGGGAAATCTTATGTGACTATTGGAAGAAGAATGAGGTAGTAGTAATcaatttattgtttttatttataaatgcatgtatatga